One genomic window of Candidatus Pseudobacter hemicellulosilyticus includes the following:
- the miaA gene encoding tRNA (adenosine(37)-N6)-dimethylallyltransferase MiaA — MEPQTCIVIAGPTASGKTALAVQLARSFNTDIISADSRQCFREMTIGTAKPSAAELAAVQHYFINSHSIQEAVSAAAFELYALEAADRIFQEHPVAVMAGGTGLYIKAFCEGLDELPPIDPAIREQLNARYAENGLGWLQQQVAEQDPVYYADGELLNPQRLLRALEVKLGTGQSIRHFQQHKKAIRDFHTIKIGITLPKEVLHERINQRVDRMMEQGLLEEVKELLPYRHLNALQTVGYNEVFSYLDGQCSLEEAVAAIKRNTRQYAKRQLTWFRRDPTIQWFAPDQFAAILEYCQSGIQGLGTNQ, encoded by the coding sequence ATGGAACCGCAAACCTGCATCGTGATTGCCGGGCCCACTGCTTCCGGTAAAACCGCCCTGGCGGTACAGTTAGCCCGCAGTTTTAATACGGATATTATTTCGGCCGATTCCCGGCAATGCTTCCGGGAAATGACCATTGGCACTGCCAAACCCTCAGCCGCCGAACTGGCGGCTGTGCAGCATTATTTTATTAATTCCCATTCAATACAGGAAGCCGTCAGTGCGGCGGCTTTTGAGTTATATGCCCTGGAGGCCGCTGACCGGATCTTCCAGGAGCATCCCGTAGCTGTTATGGCCGGGGGCACCGGTCTGTACATCAAAGCCTTTTGCGAGGGCCTGGATGAACTGCCGCCCATTGATCCCGCTATCCGGGAACAGCTTAACGCCCGGTACGCGGAAAATGGCCTGGGCTGGCTGCAGCAGCAGGTGGCGGAACAGGACCCGGTCTATTATGCCGATGGTGAACTGCTGAATCCCCAGCGATTGCTTAGGGCCCTGGAAGTTAAGCTGGGCACTGGTCAGTCGATCCGGCATTTCCAGCAGCACAAAAAAGCGATCAGGGATTTTCATACTATTAAGATCGGTATCACGCTGCCCAAAGAGGTCCTGCATGAGCGGATCAACCAGCGCGTGGACAGGATGATGGAGCAGGGGCTGCTGGAAGAAGTAAAAGAGCTTTTGCCCTACCGTCACCTGAACGCGCTGCAGACCGTAGGGTATAACGAGGTATTCAGTTACCTGGATGGCCAGTGCAGCCTGGAGGAGGCCGTGGCAGCCATTAAAAGGAATACCCGCCAGTACGCCAAGCGGCAACTCACCTGGTTCCGCCGTGACCCCACCATCCAATGGTTTGCCCCGGACCAGTTTGCCGCCATACTGGAGTATTGCCAGTCAGGAATACAAGGATTGGGGACGAACCAGTAA
- a CDS encoding aromatic hydrocarbon degradation protein — translation MIKSMNERSLQDHWQQPDRSSRKKVLPYYSMGLLGLLLAASQPVLAQIPEDALRMGWIMPSGTARNQAIGGAAGSLGGDLTSLFVNPAGLGVYKTGEAVMTPQIGLFNGTGKFRGTDTDADQLSKFSMGTTGFVLGFGNRYNPGRTTAFGLGINRMANFNNVVKYKGLNDYSSFSENMANEFFDYYVGQKNQNPGMDDLDIIDDALDDPNISLMTKMGLYTYLVDVDPGSSTVFSRAEEAGVVMQENTIRTSGGITEVALGFASNSNDKFYIGGSLGIPVVNYKRTSEYVESDANGAGNNEFNYSSYTENYTSKGFGLNLKLGVIFKPVSSLRIGLGLHTPTIYSLKDKLTSTMTTDIDTATGNIKVFSVNSSVFYGNSDPSFKYDLSSPWRFLVSGAWVFGGVQDVSKQQGFLTADLEYVTYGSARLRSGEDYSNDEQYFDDVNTALKASYKGALNFRVGGEMKFNTIMGRLGFAYYGNPYEDAALKASRMNLSGGIGYRNKGLFLDLTYVHSIYKDVHFPYRVDAPRMNTFAELRQNSGTVLVTMGVKI, via the coding sequence ATGATCAAAAGCATGAACGAACGCAGCCTTCAAGACCATTGGCAGCAGCCAGACCGATCCTCCCGCAAAAAAGTATTACCCTATTATTCCATGGGCCTGCTGGGCCTCCTGCTGGCGGCCAGCCAGCCGGTCCTGGCACAGATCCCGGAAGACGCCCTGCGCATGGGCTGGATAATGCCTTCCGGCACCGCCCGTAACCAGGCCATCGGTGGCGCCGCCGGCTCATTGGGTGGCGACCTGACCTCCCTTTTTGTGAACCCTGCCGGCCTGGGTGTTTACAAGACCGGCGAGGCGGTCATGACGCCCCAGATAGGCCTTTTCAACGGTACCGGTAAATTCCGGGGCACCGATACAGATGCCGATCAGCTCAGCAAATTCAGCATGGGCACCACCGGTTTTGTACTGGGATTCGGCAACCGCTACAATCCCGGCCGCACCACCGCCTTCGGCCTCGGCATTAACCGCATGGCCAATTTCAACAATGTTGTCAAATACAAAGGACTGAATGATTACAGTTCCTTCAGTGAGAACATGGCCAATGAGTTCTTCGACTATTATGTGGGCCAGAAGAACCAGAATCCCGGTATGGACGACCTGGACATCATTGACGACGCCCTGGACGATCCCAATATTTCCCTCATGACCAAGATGGGCCTGTATACCTACCTGGTAGATGTGGATCCCGGCAGCTCAACCGTATTTTCCCGGGCTGAAGAAGCCGGCGTAGTGATGCAGGAAAATACCATCCGCACCAGCGGCGGCATCACGGAAGTAGCCCTGGGTTTTGCATCCAATTCAAACGACAAATTCTATATCGGCGGTAGCCTCGGCATCCCCGTTGTGAACTATAAACGCACCAGTGAATATGTTGAATCCGATGCCAATGGCGCCGGCAACAATGAATTCAACTACAGCAGCTACACCGAGAACTATACTTCCAAAGGATTTGGTCTGAACCTGAAGCTGGGCGTGATCTTCAAGCCTGTCAGCTCGCTGCGCATCGGTCTGGGCCTGCATACGCCCACCATCTACAGCCTGAAGGACAAACTCACTTCCACCATGACCACCGATATTGATACGGCTACCGGCAATATCAAGGTCTTCTCGGTGAATTCCTCCGTTTTCTATGGCAATTCCGATCCCAGTTTCAAATATGACCTCAGCAGCCCCTGGCGTTTCCTGGTCAGTGGCGCCTGGGTGTTCGGTGGTGTACAGGATGTCAGCAAACAGCAGGGCTTCCTTACGGCCGACCTGGAATATGTGACCTATGGCAGCGCCCGCCTGCGCTCCGGCGAAGATTACAGCAACGACGAACAATATTTTGATGATGTGAACACCGCCCTCAAAGCCTCCTATAAAGGCGCCCTCAACTTCCGGGTAGGCGGTGAAATGAAGTTCAATACCATCATGGGCCGGCTGGGCTTTGCCTACTATGGCAATCCCTATGAAGACGCCGCGCTGAAAGCCAGCAGGATGAACCTGAGCGGCGGCATTGGCTATCGCAACAAAGGATTATTCCTGGACCTTACGTATGTGCATAGCATTTATAAGGATGTACATTTTCCCTACCGGGTAGATGCGCCGCGCATGAATACATTTGCAGAACTGCGGCAGAACAGTGGCACTGTACTGGTAACGATGGGTGTAAAGATCTGA
- the proS gene encoding proline--tRNA ligase: MSKAITSRSEDYSQWYNDLVIKGGLADYSAVRGCMVIKPYGFGLWENMRDTLDKMFKDTGHTNAYFPLFVPKSLFEAEEKNAEGFAKECAVVTHYRLKADPSKKGALMVDPEAKLEEELVVRPTSEAIIWNTYKNWIQSYRDLPLLINQWANVVRWEMRTRLFLRTAEFLWQEGHTAHATAQEAVAETVQMLHVYGDFVENWMALPVIKGVKTESERFAGAVDTYCIEALMQDGKALQAGTSHFLGQNFAKAFDVKFSDKENKLDYVWATSWGVSTRLIGALVMAHSDDDGLILPPRIAPLQVVIVPIYKGEESKAEIDGKARELMAQLKAAGVRVKFDDNDNSRPGWKFAEYEMKGVPVRIALGARDLANNVCELARRDTKEKSSVSLDGLSDRIIGLLDEIQQQIYTKALNYRDQHITKVDSWDEFVKILSEKGGFLSAHWDGTAETEDKIKELTKATIRCIPLDNAQEEGVCVLSGKPSKQRVLFAQSY; encoded by the coding sequence ATGAGCAAAGCGATCACCAGCAGGAGCGAAGACTATTCGCAATGGTACAATGACCTGGTCATTAAAGGCGGACTGGCCGATTATTCAGCCGTAAGGGGTTGTATGGTAATTAAACCCTATGGGTTTGGTCTTTGGGAAAATATGCGGGATACCCTGGACAAAATGTTCAAGGATACCGGGCATACCAATGCCTACTTCCCCCTGTTTGTTCCCAAGAGCCTGTTTGAGGCCGAGGAAAAGAACGCCGAAGGTTTTGCCAAGGAATGCGCTGTAGTGACGCACTACCGCCTCAAAGCCGACCCCTCCAAAAAAGGAGCCCTGATGGTGGATCCCGAAGCCAAACTGGAAGAAGAGCTGGTGGTCCGTCCTACCAGTGAGGCCATTATCTGGAATACGTATAAGAACTGGATCCAGAGCTACCGCGACCTGCCCCTGCTCATCAACCAGTGGGCAAACGTAGTGCGCTGGGAAATGCGTACCCGCCTTTTCCTGCGTACCGCTGAATTCCTCTGGCAGGAAGGGCATACTGCGCACGCTACTGCCCAGGAAGCCGTAGCAGAGACCGTACAGATGCTGCATGTGTATGGTGATTTTGTAGAGAACTGGATGGCGCTGCCGGTGATCAAAGGCGTGAAGACCGAAAGCGAACGCTTTGCCGGCGCCGTGGACACCTATTGCATTGAAGCCCTCATGCAGGATGGTAAAGCCCTGCAGGCCGGTACTTCGCATTTCCTGGGGCAGAATTTTGCCAAAGCCTTTGACGTGAAATTCTCTGATAAAGAAAATAAGCTGGACTATGTATGGGCTACCAGCTGGGGTGTCAGCACCCGCCTTATCGGCGCCCTGGTGATGGCGCACAGTGATGACGACGGCCTGATCCTGCCGCCCCGGATTGCGCCCCTGCAGGTGGTGATAGTCCCCATTTATAAAGGAGAAGAAAGCAAGGCCGAGATTGACGGCAAAGCCCGTGAGCTGATGGCGCAGCTGAAAGCTGCCGGCGTCCGTGTAAAATTTGACGATAATGACAATTCAAGGCCCGGCTGGAAATTTGCCGAATACGAAATGAAAGGCGTGCCGGTGCGGATCGCTTTGGGCGCCCGCGACCTGGCCAATAATGTTTGTGAGCTGGCCCGCCGGGACACAAAGGAAAAAAGCAGTGTATCCCTGGATGGCCTGTCGGACCGCATCATAGGCCTGCTGGATGAAATCCAGCAGCAGATCTATACCAAGGCCCTGAACTACCGGGATCAGCATATCACCAAAGTGGACAGCTGGGATGAATTTGTCAAAATCCTGTCAGAAAAAGGCGGTTTCCTGTCCGCGCACTGGGATGGTACTGCTGAGACTGAAGATAAGATCAAGGAGCTGACCAAGGCTACCATCCGCTGTATCCCCCTGGACAATGCCCAGGAGGAAGGGGTCTGTGTACTGAGCGGCAAGCCCAGCAAACAGCGGGTGCTGTTTGCCCAGTCTTATTGA